A DNA window from Zingiber officinale cultivar Zhangliang chromosome 3A, Zo_v1.1, whole genome shotgun sequence contains the following coding sequences:
- the LOC122050896 gene encoding zinc finger protein 36-like — MATGDYNSLPSFSKVPKGRRTERRRQSTLSFSWHSEDEKECALTLVDLSKMTPAEEERSPLSPPEVEKRCQSLPSPYPSPPKQRQELSPISLSSLSQQDKPLPPQPPIRQPSPSVSPAPTQRNQARYVCSQCGKVFSSYQALGSHKASHIRKFPAEYRAAASGAVVTGAADQNKPHACSLCSKSFATGPALGGHMRAHYERKRRQAAAENRPMAGPSSSLTECSTAMGLRIDLNQKAMPEAELAKEEETVRSHPAAAAAAATSPPPRFFTFF; from the coding sequence ATGGCGACCGGCGATTACAATTCTCTGCCGTCCTTCTCCAAGGTGCCTAAGGGCAGGCGAACAGAGCGTCGCCGCCAATCGACTCTGTCGTTTTCATGGCACTCCGAAGATGAGAAGGAGTGTGCCCTCACGCTCGTGGACTTATCAAAGATGACTCCGGCAGAGGAAGAAAGGTCCCCGCTTTCTccgccggaggtggagaaacggTGCCAGTCACTTCCGTCGCCATACCCGTCTCCACCAAAACAGCGGCAAGAGTTGTCTCCAATTTCACTGTCGTCGCTGTCGCAGCAGGACAAGCCACTTCCGCCGCAGCCGCCTATCCGACAGCCGTCTCCGTCTGTATCTCCGGCTCCGACACAGCGCAACCAGGCGAGGTATGTATGTTCCCAGTGCGGTAAGGTGTTCTCTTCCTACCAGGCCTTGGGGAGCCACAAAGCCAGCCATATTCGGAAGTTCCCTGCCGAATACAGAGCCGCCGCATCAGGGGCCGTCGTCACCGGAGCAGCGGACCAAAACAAGCCTCACGCTTGCTCTTTGTGCTCCAAGTCGTTCGCGACGGGGCCAGCGCTAGGCGGGCACATGAGGGCTCACTACGAGAGGAAGAGACGGCAAGCCGCAGCCGAGAACAGGCCGATGGCTGGGCCATCGTCCTCGCTGACTGAGTGCTCGACGGCGATGGGCTTGAGAATTGACCTCAACCAGAAGGCGATGCCGGAAGCGGAATTGGCTAAGGAAGAGGAAACAGTGAGGTCTCatccggcggcggcggcggcggcggccaccTCTCCCCCTCCTCGCTTCTTTactttcttttaa